A window of Campylobacter cuniculorum DSM 23162 = LMG 24588 contains these coding sequences:
- a CDS encoding HP0495 family protein: MVNICELKQEPLINYPTFWDFKVIFEAHTHAETIFKSVLGQREFKFKASHKSKNGTYQSYLLSVFVDSKKDRLELFEKLKLKAKFVL, translated from the coding sequence GTGGTCAATATCTGCGAACTTAAGCAAGAACCCCTTATCAATTACCCGACATTTTGGGATTTTAAGGTGATTTTTGAGGCACACACTCACGCAGAAACAATTTTTAAGAGTGTGTTAGGACAAAGAGAATTTAAATTCAAAGCCTCGCACAAAAGCAAAAATGGCACTTATCAAAGCTATTTGCTCTCTGTATTTGTTGATAGCAAAAAAGACAGACTTGAGCTTTTTGAAAAACTCAAACTCAAAGCTAAATTTGTTTTATAA
- the mutY gene encoding A/G-specific adenine glycosylase: MQTLKHMQDELIFWYEKNGRKELPWRNLGGEFCDERLRNINRAYGVYISEIMLQQTLVKVVCEKYYFPFLEKFPTLESLALAQEDELLKAWQGLGYYTRARNLKKAAQTCLREFGGVLPKTIQDLQKLSGVGAYTAGAIACFGYDEKVSFVDGNIRRVLSRLFALKNPKPKELEFQAQRFLNHSDAYTHNQALIDLGALLCLPKNPKCSLCPLREFCQARLTPHFYPQSKKLEYEHLNLNLIFLQNQNKFALKKSQEKLYYGLYNFIFFEDEECKDLKFLGEFKHSYTKYKIRVKIYHKNISIQDAVCEFKTYEFKTLEELKNLALSSLSLKALKFLV; encoded by the coding sequence ATGCAAACACTTAAACATATGCAAGATGAATTAATATTTTGGTATGAAAAGAATGGACGCAAAGAACTTCCTTGGCGTAATTTGGGCGGTGAATTTTGTGATGAGAGATTAAGAAATATCAATCGTGCCTATGGGGTGTATATCAGTGAAATCATGCTTCAGCAAACTTTGGTGAAGGTTGTTTGTGAGAAATATTATTTCCCTTTTTTGGAAAAATTTCCGACACTTGAGAGTCTGGCTTTAGCACAGGAGGATGAGCTTTTAAAGGCTTGGCAGGGTTTGGGGTATTATACTCGTGCGAGGAATTTAAAAAAGGCAGCTCAAACTTGCTTGAGAGAATTTGGCGGAGTTTTACCTAAAACAATACAAGATTTGCAGAAATTAAGCGGAGTGGGAGCCTATACGGCTGGAGCCATTGCTTGTTTTGGTTATGATGAAAAGGTGAGTTTTGTTGATGGAAATATACGTCGGGTGCTCTCGCGTCTTTTTGCCCTTAAAAATCCTAAACCAAAAGAGCTTGAATTTCAAGCTCAACGCTTTTTAAATCACAGCGATGCTTATACGCACAATCAAGCCTTGATTGACTTAGGAGCCTTGCTCTGTCTGCCTAAAAATCCTAAATGCTCTCTTTGTCCCTTGCGTGAGTTTTGCCAAGCAAGATTGACGCCTCATTTTTATCCTCAAAGCAAAAAGCTTGAGTATGAGCATTTAAATCTCAATCTTATTTTTCTTCAAAATCAAAACAAATTTGCCCTTAAAAAGAGTCAAGAAAAACTTTATTATGGGCTTTATAATTTTATCTTTTTTGAGGATGAAGAATGCAAGGATTTAAAATTTTTAGGAGAATTCAAGCACAGCTATACTAAATATAAAATTCGTGTTAAAATTTATCATAAAAATATTTCAATACAAGATGCTGTATGTGAGTTTAAAACTTATGAATTTAAAACCCTTGAAGAGTTAAAAAATCTAGCCCTTTCAAGCCTTTCTTTAAAGGCTTTGAAATTTTTAGTTTAA
- a CDS encoding 1-deoxy-D-xylulose-5-phosphate synthase: MYLENINGPKDIKKLKTEELKVLADETRAALINKISKAGGHSGPNLGMVEMTVALHYVFDSPKDKIVFDVSHQCYPHKILTGRKEAFLDSEHFGDATGYTNPLESEHDFFTIGHASTSISLALGLAKGRDLRQVNGNVIAIIGDGALSGGEALEGLDYAGEYNKNLIIILNDNDQSIAENHGGMYKTLKDLRETNGKSSDNIFKSFGLDYKYLDDGHDIKSLVDLFKSVKDIDRPIVLHIHTIKGKGLPYAEKDRESWHAGGPFNVEDGSPKFKAQEADDPVFDSIKELLDTNPEAILVNASVPMGLGMVKGVREEYVNRGQFIDVGIAEENMVAMSAGIAKNGATVVFSTFAPFFQRTYDQVSHDLCLNDIPATMLVLHPGVYGLNSNTHIGLCDIQMFAHIPNLIYLAPTTKEEYFQMFKFATTQKEHPVGIRVPANLPETGVKDTTDYSKYNKNKIEKKGSKVALFAVGVLMPLAMKTAQKVKDEIGLDITVVNPRFLTGLDEELLNGLKKEHQLVITIEDGELMGGFGQNIASFYGNSDMKVLNYGVSKAFHTDFNPDELLRENGISQENLVNVIKEFIK, encoded by the coding sequence ATGTATTTAGAAAATATCAATGGTCCAAAGGATATTAAAAAATTAAAGACGGAGGAGTTGAAAGTCTTAGCCGATGAAACAAGAGCAGCACTGATAAACAAAATCAGTAAGGCAGGTGGTCATAGCGGACCGAATTTAGGAATGGTTGAAATGACGGTTGCACTTCATTATGTTTTTGATTCTCCTAAGGATAAAATAGTCTTTGATGTTTCGCATCAGTGTTATCCGCATAAAATCTTAACGGGCAGAAAAGAGGCGTTTTTAGATAGTGAGCATTTTGGTGATGCAACAGGATACACTAACCCTCTTGAAAGTGAGCATGATTTCTTCACCATAGGACATGCTTCAACCTCTATTTCTTTAGCTTTGGGTCTGGCTAAGGGCAGGGATTTAAGGCAAGTAAATGGCAATGTAATCGCAATTATCGGAGATGGTGCATTATCGGGCGGTGAGGCACTAGAGGGCTTAGATTATGCGGGAGAATATAATAAAAACCTCATTATAATCCTCAATGATAATGACCAAAGTATCGCAGAAAACCATGGCGGTATGTATAAAACATTAAAAGATTTAAGAGAAACTAACGGCAAATCCTCAGATAATATTTTCAAATCTTTCGGCTTGGATTACAAATATTTAGATGATGGTCATGATATAAAAAGCCTTGTTGATTTATTCAAAAGTGTAAAGGATATTGACCGCCCGATAGTATTACATATCCATACAATAAAAGGAAAGGGCTTACCCTATGCCGAAAAAGACAGAGAATCTTGGCATGCAGGAGGTCCGTTTAATGTAGAAGACGGAAGTCCTAAGTTTAAAGCACAAGAGGCTGATGATCCCGTATTTGACAGCATAAAAGAATTACTTGATACAAATCCAGAGGCAATACTTGTCAATGCGTCTGTTCCTATGGGGCTTGGAATGGTCAAAGGAGTCAGGGAAGAATACGTTAACAGAGGTCAATTTATTGATGTTGGAATTGCAGAGGAAAATATGGTTGCAATGAGTGCAGGCATCGCAAAAAATGGCGCAACGGTTGTCTTTAGCACTTTTGCACCCTTCTTTCAAAGGACATATGATCAAGTATCTCACGACTTATGCTTAAATGACATTCCTGCAACCATGCTTGTATTGCACCCCGGGGTGTATGGATTGAATTCTAATACACATATCGGCTTGTGCGATATTCAAATGTTTGCTCATATTCCTAACCTTATCTATTTAGCACCGACGACCAAAGAAGAATATTTTCAAATGTTTAAATTTGCAACCACGCAAAAAGAACATCCCGTTGGAATAAGAGTCCCTGCAAATCTGCCAGAGACAGGCGTTAAAGACACGACCGATTATTCAAAATACAATAAAAATAAAATCGAGAAAAAAGGGTCTAAAGTCGCTTTATTTGCAGTGGGTGTCTTAATGCCCTTAGCTATGAAAACTGCACAAAAAGTTAAAGATGAAATAGGGCTTGACATTACGGTTGTAAATCCGAGATTTTTAACAGGCTTGGATGAAGAACTGCTCAATGGATTAAAAAAGGAACATCAACTGGTTATCACAATAGAAGATGGCGAATTGATGGGAGGCTTCGGACAAAACATTGCATCATTCTATGGAAATAGTGATATGAAGGTTTTAAATTACGGCGTATCTAAGGCATTCCATACAGATTTTAATCCTGATGAACTATTGAGGGAAAATGGTATTTCGCAAGAAAATCTTGTCAATGTCATTAAAGAATTCATTAAGTAA
- a CDS encoding MmcQ/YjbR family DNA-binding protein: MTIEENIFKRYLPDFKKLKDYGFIKNNDAFKLEKLFKDNMFKAIITINSKGSVKAIVYDLENNDEFLPLRVENNQGKFVGEVRVAYENLLKNIRDNCFSKKYYIFPQSNRIADLIIQKYANAPEFLWKTTPGTGVFRNPETKKWYLAILDIDRNKIQKNKTGLVEIALIKLSRENVEKRLKQEHIYPGWHMNKKHWIAVILDESLSDNEIMELIEESHSFTIKKS; this comes from the coding sequence ATGACAATAGAAGAAAATATATTTAAAAGATACTTGCCCGATTTTAAGAAATTAAAAGATTATGGGTTTATAAAAAATAATGACGCTTTTAAGTTGGAAAAATTATTCAAAGACAATATGTTTAAAGCTATTATAACTATAAATTCAAAAGGAAGTGTAAAAGCAATAGTTTATGACCTTGAAAATAATGATGAGTTTTTGCCCCTGCGAGTTGAAAATAATCAAGGAAAATTTGTTGGCGAAGTTAGAGTCGCATATGAAAATTTACTTAAAAATATAAGAGATAATTGTTTTTCAAAAAAATATTACATATTCCCTCAATCAAACAGGATTGCAGATTTAATCATTCAAAAATACGCAAATGCACCCGAATTTCTATGGAAAACAACACCCGGAACAGGAGTTTTTAGAAATCCCGAAACAAAAAAGTGGTATCTCGCAATTTTAGATATAGATAGAAATAAAATTCAAAAAAATAAAACAGGATTGGTTGAAATCGCATTAATAAAATTAAGTCGCGAAAATGTTGAAAAAAGATTAAAACAAGAACATATTTACCCCGGTTGGCACATGAATAAAAAACATTGGATAGCCGTTATACTTGATGAAAGTTTGTCTGATAATGAGATTATGGAATTAATAGAAGAAAGCCATAGCTTTACCATCAAAAAATCATAA
- a CDS encoding HXXEE domain-containing protein, with protein sequence MVKFIKYYALESYTIISMFILVVAGIIGDLSLIQKFVLVYIFLFVLHEWEEMKYPGSLTKLIANMLGVDINIEQERASRIPTSILLLTFTITPFIFHNYPITILPLAFLGLFEGLVHIFFIKLFKCPKFYSPGMVTAEIQAIVTIILFAYLIENNILSGFDYLIGALVMFACFIVMQKTLTTMIGYKYSDVYKNLKKQLAKR encoded by the coding sequence ATGGTAAAATTTATTAAATATTATGCTTTAGAAAGTTATACGATAATTTCAATGTTCATTCTTGTTGTAGCAGGAATTATCGGTGATTTATCCCTTATTCAAAAATTTGTTTTAGTGTATATTTTCTTATTTGTTTTACACGAATGGGAAGAAATGAAATATCCCGGAAGCCTTACAAAATTAATTGCAAATATGCTTGGTGTTGATATTAATATTGAGCAAGAAAGAGCAAGCAGAATTCCAACAAGCATTTTGCTCTTAACATTTACAATAACACCTTTTATTTTTCACAATTATCCGATAACCATTTTACCACTTGCCTTTTTAGGACTTTTTGAAGGTCTTGTTCATATTTTTTTCATAAAACTTTTTAAATGTCCTAAATTCTATTCTCCCGGAATGGTTACAGCGGAAATTCAAGCCATAGTTACAATCATATTATTTGCATATTTGATTGAAAATAATATTTTATCGGGTTTTGATTATTTAATAGGTGCATTAGTAATGTTTGCTTGTTTTATAGTAATGCAAAAAACTTTAACAACAATGATAGGTTATAAATATAGTGATGTTTATAAAAATCTCAAAAAACAACTTGCTAAAAGATAA
- a CDS encoding MFS transporter, which yields MEKQALSKAQKIRSIVAASSGNLVEWFDFYIYAFTATYFAHTFSSSDNPIIQQINAFGVFAAGFFMRPIGSWLFGSLADKFGRKKSMVFSVVLMALGSFMIAVLPSKELVGDFAIILLLIARLIQGLSVGGEYGIAATYLSELASEGKRGFYSSFQYVTLIGGQLLAVASISIMLLFFSDEQMKDFAWRILFVVGGILALGSLLVRKVMDESATELHKHEDRGTLKALFASYKPFLLVVGITAGGSLAFYTITTYTKTFIVNLGLIDKTLSNHIYLIALFVLMLIQPLFGLLGDKIGHKNSLIIFSVLAFLGIYPVFEALKSATSAIAVLSLVLILFVILSFYTSVAGIFKAKLFPEHIRALGTGLGYAIPNAIFGGSAPFVALQFKNAQFENGFFIYIALLMAVVFCVALCLPKTSQLN from the coding sequence ATGGAAAAACAAGCTTTAAGCAAGGCTCAAAAAATTCGCTCCATTGTTGCAGCAAGTAGCGGAAATTTAGTAGAATGGTTTGATTTTTATATCTATGCTTTTACGGCGACTTATTTTGCTCACACCTTTTCAAGTTCTGATAATCCCATCATCCAGCAAATCAACGCCTTTGGTGTTTTTGCAGCAGGGTTTTTTATGCGACCTATTGGGAGTTGGCTTTTTGGTTCTTTAGCTGATAAATTTGGACGTAAAAAATCTATGGTCTTTTCTGTGGTTTTAATGGCTCTAGGCTCTTTTATGATTGCAGTCTTACCGAGTAAGGAACTTGTAGGCGATTTTGCGATTATTTTGCTTTTGATTGCAAGGCTCATTCAAGGCTTAAGCGTAGGCGGAGAATACGGAATCGCAGCGACTTATTTATCCGAACTTGCAAGTGAAGGAAAACGGGGCTTTTATTCTTCTTTTCAGTATGTGACGCTCATAGGTGGGCAGCTTTTGGCTGTGGCAAGCATTAGCATTATGCTTTTATTCTTTAGCGATGAGCAAATGAAAGATTTTGCTTGGAGGATTCTTTTTGTTGTGGGAGGAATTTTAGCCTTAGGTTCTTTGCTTGTGCGTAAGGTTATGGATGAAAGTGCGACCGAACTTCACAAGCACGAGGACAGAGGCACACTCAAGGCTCTTTTTGCTTCTTACAAGCCCTTTTTGCTTGTTGTGGGCATTACAGCAGGGGGCTCTTTGGCATTTTATACCATTACCACTTATACGAAAACCTTTATTGTGAATTTAGGACTCATTGATAAAACACTTTCAAATCACATCTATCTCATCGCTCTTTTTGTTTTAATGCTCATTCAACCTTTATTTGGCTTACTTGGTGATAAAATTGGACATAAGAATTCTTTAATCATCTTTTCAGTCCTTGCCTTTTTAGGAATTTATCCTGTTTTTGAGGCTTTAAAAAGCGCAACGAGTGCTATAGCTGTCTTGTCTTTGGTTTTGATTTTATTTGTGATTCTTAGTTTTTACACCTCTGTGGCTGGAATCTTTAAGGCAAAGCTCTTTCCCGAGCACATAAGGGCTCTTGGCACGGGATTAGGATATGCTATCCCTAATGCCATATTTGGCGGTTCAGCTCCCTTTGTCGCTTTGCAGTTTAAAAATGCTCAATTTGAAAATGGCTTTTTTATTTATATTGCACTCCTAATGGCTGTGGTCTTTTGCGTTGCCCTTTGTTTGCCTAAAACATCGCAATTAAACTAA
- a CDS encoding radical SAM/SPASM domain-containing protein yields the protein MKFKKIYIELSDICGLKCDFCPSAKGLRGVMSVENFSVLLPQIYDKAQVFCLHILGDPLWIDNLKDYINLAQKYAMELEITTSGFYLSPKNQALLLESTNIRQINISLMAFLSQKKVGFEEYFNPILKLCESHFQQKCKSFINLRLWNLNAHFIAPKQNFEIYRLLERYFGTKIDIKLKQNRLQRHILLHQNRLFNWVDLKGKKQNFQGTCHALKEQIGILSDGSLVPCCFDTKADIFLGNVFEKNFNELLNSKRLKAMKKGFEQNKRVEALCQRCEFHLPQNSS from the coding sequence ATGAAATTTAAAAAAATTTATATAGAATTGAGTGATATTTGTGGTTTAAAATGTGATTTTTGTCCCTCTGCAAAGGGCTTAAGAGGTGTGATGAGTGTGGAGAATTTTTCTGTTTTATTGCCACAAATTTATGATAAGGCGCAAGTGTTTTGTTTGCATATTTTAGGCGATCCTTTGTGGATAGATAATTTAAAAGATTATATCAATCTTGCTCAAAAATATGCAATGGAGCTTGAAATAACAACAAGTGGTTTTTATTTGAGTCCTAAAAATCAAGCTTTGCTTTTAGAAAGCACAAATATCCGGCAAATTAATATCTCTCTTATGGCTTTTTTGAGTCAAAAAAAAGTGGGCTTTGAAGAATATTTTAATCCTATTTTAAAGCTTTGTGAAAGTCATTTTCAGCAAAAATGCAAAAGTTTTATCAATCTTAGACTTTGGAATTTAAATGCTCATTTCATAGCTCCAAAACAAAATTTTGAAATTTATAGGCTTTTAGAGCGGTATTTTGGAACTAAAATCGATATAAAGCTCAAGCAAAATCGTCTTCAAAGGCATATTTTACTCCATCAAAACCGGCTTTTTAACTGGGTGGATTTGAAAGGAAAAAAACAAAATTTTCAAGGAACTTGCCACGCCCTTAAAGAACAAATTGGAATTTTAAGTGATGGTTCATTGGTGCCTTGCTGTTTTGATACTAAGGCTGATATTTTTTTAGGAAATGTTTTTGAAAAAAATTTTAATGAACTTTTAAATTCCAAACGTTTAAAGGCGATGAAAAAAGGTTTTGAGCAAAATAAACGTGTTGAAGCCTTGTGCCAAAGATGCGAATTTCACCTTCCTCAAAATTCATCTTAA
- a CDS encoding hemolysin family protein → MLIIALILVFLNGFFVLSEFSIVKVRRSKLEEFVKEKKPNAKKALEITSKLDTYLSACQLGVTLSSLALGWIGEPAIAKLLANFFVNLHLNPVLIHTLAFVLAFSFITLLHVVLGELVPKNIAIAIADRAVLWIARPLHIFWIIFLPCIKIFDFLAALTLKIIKIRPANEHELAHSEEEIKIIVSESQKGGVLDEFETEIIRNAVDFSDTVAKEIMTPRKDMICLNKKNSYHENMQIVCEYKHTRFPYIDGSKDTVLGLIHIRDVLQNEFKTKDENLEKFIKPMILVPENISISKVLVMMNQQKMYTALVIDEYGGTAGIITMEDIMAEIIGEIKGEEEGHYKKLAENIYEFQGRYEIEKVEELLMISYDEDLEQVTIGGYVFNLLGRLPVVGDRIEDELCYYEVKKMDGNSIVRVKVVKKTADKK, encoded by the coding sequence ATGCTAATTATTGCTCTTATTTTAGTGTTTTTAAATGGTTTTTTTGTGTTGTCTGAATTCAGTATTGTTAAGGTGCGACGCTCTAAACTTGAAGAATTTGTTAAAGAAAAAAAACCAAACGCTAAAAAGGCTTTAGAAATCACTTCTAAACTTGATACTTATTTGAGTGCTTGTCAATTAGGCGTTACATTGAGTTCTTTGGCTTTAGGTTGGATAGGAGAGCCCGCCATTGCAAAACTTTTAGCAAACTTTTTTGTGAATTTACATTTAAATCCCGTTTTAATCCACACTTTAGCCTTCGTTTTAGCCTTTAGTTTTATCACGCTTTTGCATGTGGTTTTAGGAGAACTTGTGCCAAAAAATATTGCGATAGCCATTGCTGATAGAGCTGTTCTTTGGATAGCTAGACCCTTGCATATTTTTTGGATTATCTTTTTGCCTTGCATTAAAATTTTTGATTTTCTTGCAGCTTTAACTTTAAAAATTATCAAAATTAGACCGGCTAACGAGCATGAACTTGCCCATTCTGAAGAAGAAATTAAAATCATCGTCAGCGAGAGTCAAAAAGGCGGAGTTTTAGACGAATTTGAAACTGAAATCATACGCAATGCTGTGGATTTTAGTGATACTGTTGCAAAAGAGATTATGACTCCGCGAAAAGATATGATTTGTTTGAATAAGAAAAATTCTTATCACGAAAATATGCAAATTGTCTGTGAGTATAAACATACAAGATTTCCTTACATAGACGGCTCTAAAGATACGGTTTTAGGGCTTATACATATTAGAGATGTGTTGCAAAATGAATTTAAAACTAAAGATGAAAATTTAGAAAAATTCATCAAGCCTATGATACTTGTGCCTGAAAATATCAGTATTTCTAAGGTATTAGTGATGATGAATCAACAAAAGATGTATACAGCCTTAGTGATTGATGAATATGGTGGGACTGCTGGAATTATCACTATGGAGGATATTATGGCAGAAATTATCGGAGAGATTAAAGGCGAAGAGGAGGGGCATTATAAAAAACTTGCTGAAAACATCTACGAATTTCAAGGCAGATATGAGATAGAAAAGGTTGAAGAGCTTTTGATGATTAGCTATGATGAAGATTTAGAGCAAGTAACCATAGGAGGCTATGTATTCAATCTCTTAGGACGTCTTCCTGTTGTTGGCGATAGGATAGAAGATGAACTTTGTTATTATGAAGTAAAAAAAATGGACGGAAATTCCATAGTACGCGTTAAAGTTGTGAAAAAAACCGCTGATAAAAAATGA
- a CDS encoding ABC transporter substrate-binding protein, which translates to MKKILFLCVFLSYCLGANQRLVVLDPASIETLFLLKAQENIVGIASLQHSSIYPQEETSKLPSVGSFSHPSLEKILRLRPTLVILSSYSLNLEQSLKNFGIKTLYLKADHLNDIKNHIKILANIVDKQELGEELLQKFENDLEKLQKEPFNESGIYLFSNQPLMAFADNSIIADIFKLIGIKNLSPQSDIKRPIISSEFILKQNPDIIMLGMQINNTKEFLRLNPLLKNTNAYKKAQIYFNENTSILLRLSPKITERILEFKENLKKGEF; encoded by the coding sequence ATGAAAAAGATTTTATTTTTATGTGTATTTTTATCGTATTGTTTGGGTGCAAATCAAAGGCTTGTCGTGCTTGATCCTGCAAGTATAGAAACACTTTTTTTGCTTAAAGCACAAGAAAATATAGTGGGCATTGCTTCTTTGCAACATTCTAGCATTTATCCTCAAGAAGAAACTTCTAAACTTCCTAGTGTAGGGAGTTTTTCACATCCTTCTTTAGAAAAAATTCTACGTTTAAGACCTACTTTGGTGATTTTAAGCTCATATTCTTTAAATTTAGAGCAAAGTCTTAAGAATTTTGGCATTAAAACTCTCTATCTTAAGGCAGATCATTTAAATGATATAAAAAATCATATCAAAATTCTTGCAAATATAGTGGATAAACAAGAATTAGGTGAAGAGCTCTTGCAAAAATTCGAAAATGATTTAGAAAAATTACAAAAAGAACCCTTCAATGAAAGTGGAATTTATCTCTTTTCAAATCAACCCTTAATGGCATTTGCGGACAATTCTATAATAGCCGATATTTTTAAGCTCATAGGCATTAAAAATCTAAGCCCACAGAGTGATATTAAAAGACCTATAATTTCAAGTGAATTTATACTCAAACAAAATCCTGACATTATAATGCTTGGAATGCAAATTAACAATACAAAAGAATTCCTAAGACTTAATCCTTTATTAAAAAACACGAATGCTTATAAAAAAGCTCAAATTTATTTCAATGAAAACACCTCAATTCTTTTAAGACTTAGTCCTAAAATCACAGAAAGAATATTAGAATTTAAAGAAAATTTAAAGAAAGGAGAATTTTAA
- a CDS encoding ABC transporter ATP-binding protein: MILKLKNVNFIYPFKNGLKNINFTLQRGDFLGILGPNGSGKSTLLKTMLGNLKCQNGEIFIFNQKLQDYSLKELAKIIGFLPQNSQLHTPLKVIDVLLMSKYVHLKYNFLSYSKKDLEELKILATELKLEHFLDRNILSLSGGEFQRVLLARALLKNPQVLFLDEPTSALDLNYAIELLNLCENLIKQRKISVVAVLHDLNLAALFCNKILFLKEGEIRYQGSVKQLFTKEILKEIYNLDCEIINSNQTPYVFALKEKR, encoded by the coding sequence ATGATCTTAAAACTTAAAAATGTAAATTTTATTTATCCCTTTAAAAACGGACTTAAAAATATAAATTTTACTCTACAAAGAGGCGATTTTTTAGGCATATTAGGACCTAATGGTTCGGGAAAAAGCACACTTTTAAAAACTATGCTTGGAAATTTAAAATGTCAAAATGGAGAAATTTTCATATTCAATCAAAAACTTCAGGATTATTCCCTTAAAGAATTAGCTAAAATTATAGGTTTTCTTCCCCAAAATTCACAATTGCACACGCCTTTAAAAGTCATAGATGTGCTTTTAATGAGTAAATATGTGCATTTAAAATATAATTTTTTGTCTTATTCTAAAAAAGATTTAGAAGAGCTTAAGATTCTAGCTACAGAGCTTAAACTTGAACATTTTCTTGATAGAAACATCTTATCTTTAAGCGGAGGAGAATTTCAAAGAGTGCTTTTAGCTCGAGCCTTGCTTAAAAATCCTCAAGTTTTATTTTTAGATGAACCAACTTCTGCTCTTGATTTAAACTATGCCATTGAGCTTTTAAATTTATGTGAAAATTTAATCAAACAAAGAAAAATCAGCGTTGTTGCTGTCTTGCATGATTTAAATTTAGCTGCTTTATTTTGTAATAAAATTTTATTTTTAAAAGAAGGAGAAATCCGCTATCAAGGAAGCGTGAAACAACTTTTTACAAAAGAAATTTTAAAAGAAATTTATAATTTAGATTGCGAAATTATCAATTCAAATCAAACGCCCTACGTGTTTGCTTTAAAGGAGAAAAGATGA
- a CDS encoding FecCD family ABC transporter permease has product MLSKYYFLGICLLFFYLIAIFLALGLGEEYLNPKELIFYIFKGDELTREIILNVRLPRVLMAILIGMLLASSGVITQNVFSNPLADPYIIGIASAASFGAILAHILGLGDYYFGIFAFICSGLFSLFIFKISKKSSLSSLLIIGIATSSFLGALSSFLVYYIGEDSFKIITWLMGHISAASLERVFLIFVPLLFCLAYFYIHKNSLNILLSGDDEARNLGVDAAKLKIRLLLVSSLACSFALAFTGLIAFVGLIIPHITRLLLKNYNNILVLPFCTLIGGLFLLFCDSLARSVLAPIEIPIGVVTSFFGAPIFLYLALKIRNFL; this is encoded by the coding sequence ATGCTTTCTAAGTATTATTTTTTAGGAATTTGCTTGTTGTTTTTTTATTTGATTGCTATATTTTTAGCCTTAGGTCTTGGAGAGGAGTATTTAAATCCTAAAGAATTGATTTTTTATATCTTTAAAGGCGATGAACTCACAAGAGAAATTATACTCAATGTGCGCTTACCACGAGTGTTAATGGCAATTTTAATCGGTATGCTTTTGGCAAGCTCTGGTGTCATCACTCAAAATGTCTTTTCTAATCCCTTAGCTGATCCTTATATCATAGGAATTGCTTCAGCGGCGAGTTTTGGAGCAATTTTAGCACATATTTTGGGGCTTGGAGATTATTATTTTGGAATTTTTGCTTTTATTTGTTCAGGCTTGTTTTCTTTGTTTATTTTTAAAATTTCTAAAAAATCTTCTTTATCAAGCTTACTCATCATAGGCATAGCAACTTCGTCTTTTTTAGGAGCTTTAAGCTCATTTCTTGTTTATTATATCGGCGAAGATTCTTTTAAAATCATTACTTGGCTTATGGGACATATTTCAGCAGCAAGTTTAGAACGTGTCTTTTTGATTTTTGTGCCTTTACTCTTTTGTCTTGCTTATTTTTATATCCATAAAAATTCTCTTAATATACTTTTAAGCGGAGATGATGAGGCAAGAAATTTAGGTGTGGATGCTGCAAAATTAAAAATTCGTTTGCTGCTTGTATCTTCTTTGGCTTGCTCTTTTGCTCTTGCTTTTACAGGACTGATAGCGTTTGTAGGGCTTATCATACCACATATTACAAGACTTTTGCTAAAAAATTACAATAACATTCTCGTCTTACCTTTTTGCACTTTAATTGGAGGATTGTTTTTGCTTTTTTGCGACAGCTTGGCAAGGAGTGTTTTAGCTCCCATTGAAATTCCTATTGGTGTGGTTACTTCATTTTTTGGAGCCCCTATATTTTTGTATTTAGCTCTTAAAATAAGGAATTTTTTATGA